The nucleotide window tttaataaatatttaaaacaaaattattgtaGAGTCTACAAACTGCTACACCTGTAAATTTTTAAGTTTTGTTACTGTTTCGTGCCCATCATCTGCTATTTCCAGCACTTAATCAAGCCAATCTTCTGTAAAACATGATGACCTTTTATTTCACATGTCATCGTGTTTGCGTTGGCTCTTGTGTCAAGCTATTTCATCTGCAACCATCAATGAATTCGATCTCTACAGTGACTTATTTGGCGCACATCTTGTCTTTCTATGAAACCTCATTCACCGGTTCTAACTCTATAGCAACACCAATTCTATGGTGGTTTgcaattattttgcatttaatagaATTCAGTCAACTGGCTTTCCCAATTCATTTTTGCACCTGTCACATTATTTCTTCTGTCGTGACTGTGCAGCTCAGGGGGAACATTGTTCATGAGTCACTTTGTATAAAAGAATCTGCTAACTGAATGATTAAATGTTTGACgctgataataaattatatttacaggaCAAGCAGAGCACTATGGACAGCAGCAACTCAagcaaaatgaatcaaatatatactgataattTTTCTGACAATGTCTACAACAATATTTGTAAGGATTGTTTCAATGATCTGGAGAATTTTACGAGAGTGAGTTCTCTGGTCTTCTTCTACCTGACCTTGATCCTCGGTGTTCCTGGAAATGCATTTGTCGTGTATGTTGCTGGATTGAAGATGAAGAGGACTGTCAATACAGTAGGGTTTCTTAATCTAGCGATTGCTGACCTCTTGTGCTGCCTTTCCACTATTTACTACATTACCAAGAGAGCTATTGGCTACTGGCCGTACGGATCCGTAATGTGCAAGATTTTCCCCTTCATTATGTACATCACCATGTTTTCCAGCGTTTTCACACTGAGCTTGATTAGTCTGGATCGGTTTACTCGGGTGATCACACCGGTTTGGGCTCAGAATCATCGCAGCTTGTTCATCGCACGACTGTCCTGTGCAACAGTTTGGATTCTGGCTTCAATTCTCAGTCTGCCTTTTATGATGTTAGCAAAGTTtctaacaaatacaaataaaacatcctGCCTGTTTCATGAACCTGATGAATACCATTTAAAATTGTATGGAGGGTTTAGCATCATCAGATTTGTGTTTGGCTTTTTGGTTCCTCTCATATGCATCACAGCATGCTACGGATTCATCGCACGCAAGTTAGGCAAGAGTCAATTTAACAGTGGACGAGCGTTTCGTATCATGTTTGCTGTAATCTTGGCCTTTTTTCTTTGCTGGTTGTTCTATCACATAGTAGCTTTGATAATAATATATGGCGAGAAATCCAGTTCCCTTGTGGCTGTGGCTGCGTCAGTGTATCCGTTGACCTTCTCTTTGGCGTATTTCAACAGCTGTCTGAACCCCAttctgtatgttttcatgggGCAGGATTTTAAGAGCAATGTTAAACTTTCTCTAAGACGTGTTTTTGAAAGAGTTTTCTCTGAGGATGGAACACAAACATCACAATCCACACAGTCACAACAAATGCACTCAGTGTAGTGaagatattaaaacatttatacatattatagttttctgatttatttttattactattctaATAAtgttctaattatttattttcttaattcatCAACTCAAAGTCAGCAAGTAATCTAACTCTTATTCATCATtcctgtgtgtttctctctgtatTGTTGATGTATTTTCAGTGATTGGTGATTTGTGAACTATCGTCAAAGCTTAACATCACAGTGATTGAATACTGGTGCTTGATTCACTTTTTTGGTTGCTATCAGCTTAGAAAAAGCTTGCAATATTTCACTAATAATGACATGTGGTTTCTATGCTGAattcatgaagaaaaaataaaaatgtaatttaataacaaaaactGGTTTTGTTTTACTCTGCCTTATCTCAGTGATTTAATCATTTTGGTGTTTTTCTACTTTACTGTTATAAGTGCATCATGTATAAACATTGTTTtcaatataaaatgcaaaaaatataaattcatcaTTATTGTAATGTTAATTGAAACTTAAATTCACATAgtttgggttttttttattttttaaacgaggATACATACATTTGGAGGCAATTACTAAGAAAACTGACCGCTGCAACAAAACAACTTCCTCCTTTTGATCATGACAGGAAAGTGAGCAGGAGACACTTGTTAATGACAGATAACAGATTTTAAGATTCCAAATACTTTGCTGTAAATGTATATGAACATTACATCAGTAGCGACACACATCTACCAGCATTTACTAAAACCTAACTTTGAAACTTTGTAAAATGAAAAtcctctttttacttttttttcagaagaaatgCATCAAATACATGACAGATGACAGACTTAAAGGTCTGCATGCCAAATGCATTATCAtaaattcaaatgcaaataaaattaatgtgaaaatgtCCTCTTATAACACATTCTGTACtataaaatgctataaaagtgaCCTGATTCTTGATCAGAACAGTATTAATTCTGCATGTcttttgtagtataaatagtgagcagtatattcatattattttgatGGAGCTTGATAAGGACAATATAAGTCTAAAATACTGAGAACCTACATGTGTTTATGAAATGATGTCTCATATGATGGCCAAAGAGCAAACTATTAGGCTATTCTTAAAGAGGGAAATGTCGTAAAACAGAGTTGAACAGAAAGTGAGAAACCatgactgtggcgagtggggcggggccgagagacgtgggaacgaggagggaggccaggtgtagtgattggagatgagctacacctgcgccccaccgccggtctcgagtcccacataggagatggaaggatataaaactggagcgacgaacgtgaaggacgagagaggaccaggcctgggcaatattttatgtttgtttatttattttttaatttttttgacaatCGACTGACACTTTAATGattcaaaacacaaaacacaaaactgaCACTTTAATGattcaaaacacaaaacacaaaacagcgcaccagcccctcacggacaactGGTGCGCGAAAATCAAAAgcaaaacctaaactaaaatcccaggcctggtcctctctcgtccttcactatcgtcgctccagttttatatccttccatctcctctgtgggactcgagaccggcgatGGGGCGCAGGTGTTGtggatttcccaatcactctaccggcctcactcattcccacatctctcggccccgccccactcgtcacaatgacaaattatgattacagatTATTTTTCAAGTAGTCTACAGCATGACTTTCAGGTTGTTCAGCCCATCTGTCGACACATTATTACAGTTCTTTATCATTTCCACATTTTTCTTTGGAATTATATTCATTGTGAAAAGTGCTTTAGAGATACATCtgaatttaatgtgtttttgtgtgtgtgtgtgttttattcatcttaatttgatgttttattttatgcttttatacACTGATTGTATTATTTATGAAGGGAATTATATTTCCTGCAAGGGGATTTTTCAGCATGTAGACAGGGCTGGACTGGGGATCAAATTCAGCCCTGGACATATccatgtcacggttggtaaaccgggatctcgggttgtttacactttgtggtgaattctgtgtgtcctgcgtctgcactgattagttgtgggcgtctccgttaattgtatcagcaacagctgccactcattactcatctcctatataatggcttgtctcacgtcttgtgtttgtgagatcgttgtttcatgtcgttgtgtttacccccatctggcttctgtgtagtttgcgtttggatgtctgtgtttccccagaacctcatccactctccgcacgatcactcagccacggacacttaccttcggctctgttccccgcagttcctgtgccactctctcctgctgcctcccgccgtcaagacccggactcctcaccaACACTCCACTatcgtctccctggagtgttaccgcctcatcgtctttgtgtgtctttgtactatagctcatcatctcattaaatctttttaactcgctattgtttccggactgtcttttcaccagccgtcacagaacgatctcacccaacatggaagcagcgagcaccaacaccctcactgatttcatgcaccacagcgtcaagagaatggatcagcagcaggagagcatctcgaacactggacgcgctgtccaagc belongs to Carassius gibelio isolate Cgi1373 ecotype wild population from Czech Republic chromosome B10, carGib1.2-hapl.c, whole genome shotgun sequence and includes:
- the LOC127966586 gene encoding C3a anaphylatoxin chemotactic receptor-like; this encodes MDSSNSSKMNQIYTDNFSDNVYNNICKDCFNDLENFTRVSSLVFFYLTLILGVPGNAFVVYVAGLKMKRTVNTVGFLNLAIADLLCCLSTIYYITKRAIGYWPYGSVMCKIFPFIMYITMFSSVFTLSLISLDRFTRVITPVWAQNHRSLFIARLSCATVWILASILSLPFMMLAKFLTNTNKTSCLFHEPDEYHLKLYGGFSIIRFVFGFLVPLICITACYGFIARKLGKSQFNSGRAFRIMFAVILAFFLCWLFYHIVALIIIYGEKSSSLVAVAASVYPLTFSLAYFNSCLNPILYVFMGQDFKSNVKLSLRRVFERVFSEDGTQTSQSTQSQQMHSV